One Drechmeria coniospora strain ARSEF 6962 chromosome 01, whole genome shotgun sequence genomic region harbors:
- a CDS encoding mismatched base pair and cruciform DNA recognition protein: MAESTSDKANVAPSTVQSCADSAKSTFQSAIGSLAGSPNGKLQGEALKDQAKAEHDVSKAEHDAYKASISPPGATISTDGGVSKDDMRRTEGSRNQAQGSVKESTGDLVGSESLKQAGDEHKAEGQKQEANGQLGDVGSATAQRVEGTVGAVVLRGDEVDKERCEQMRANGKAQQRGVEAEVGKKGEAEAEADAAM; this comes from the exons ATGGCCGAAAGCACGTCGGACAAGGCGAACGTCGCCCCATCCACTGTCCAGTCGTGCGCCGACTCTGCCAAGAGTACCTTCCAGAGCGCCATTGGCAGCCTCGCCGGTAGCCCGAACGGCAAGCTGCAGGGCGAGGCGCTCAAGGAccaggccaaggcggagCACGACGTCTCCAAGGCGGAGCACGATGCCTACAAGGCGTCGATCAGCCCCCCCGGCGCGACCATCTCGACGGATGGCGGCGTCAGCAAGGACGACATGAGGCGAACCGAGGGCTCCCGGAACCAGGCGCAGGGTTCCGTCAAGGAATCGAcgggcgacctcgtcggtAGCGAG TCGTTGAAGCAGGCTGGCGACGAGCATAAGGCCGAAGGACAGAAGCAAGAGGCCAATGGTCAGCTCGGCGATGTCGGTTCGGCTACGGCACAGCGCGTCGAAGGCACGGTGGGGGCCGTCGTCCTCAggggcgacgaggttgaCAAGGAGCGCTGCGAGCAGATGCGTGCCAACGGCAAGGCTCAGCAGCGAGGGGTGGAGGCTGAGGTGGGTAagaagggcgaggccgaggccgaggccgacgctgccATGTGA